Below is a window of Georgenia soli DNA.
CCACGGGGCGGGGGAGTCGCTGACCGGCGCCCTCGTCGCCGTCGGCGTGGGACTCGTGGTCGGCACCGCCCTAGGCGTCCTGGCCGGCTCGGCCGGCCGGATCGTGGACGACGTCATCATGCGCGTCGTCGACGTCCTGCTCTCCATCCCTTCCCTGCTGCTCATGCTCAGCGTCCTCATCCTGCTCGGGTTCGGCACCACGAACGCGGCGATCGCCGTCGGTGTCAGCTCGGTCGCCTCCTTCGCGCGGCTGTCCCGCTCGGAGGTGGTGCGCGTGCGTCGCAGCGACTACGTCGAGGCCGCGTTCGCGGGCGGCGCGCGCTTCCTGCCCGTCCTGTGGCGCCACGTGCTGCCGAACTCGGCAGGCGCCGTCGTCTCCCTCGCGGCGCTGCAGTTCGGCACGGCCGTCATCGCGATCTCCACGCTCGGCTTCCTCGGGTACGGCGCCCCGCCGCCGACGCCGGAGTGGGGCCTGCTCATCGCCGAGGGCCGCAACTACATCGCCACGTCCTGGTGGCTCACCACCCTGCCCGGTCTCGTCCTCGTGGCCGTGGTCCTCTCCGCCAACCGCATCAGCGTCGCCCTCAGGAGGAGCTGACCCATGACCAGCATCGCCACCACCCTCGCCTCCGCCGCGACCAGGTCCGAGGCGCGCCCGGCGCCCCCGGCGACAGAACCGTCGACGGACCAGGGCACGACGGAGCAGGGCACGACGGACCACCGCACGACGGCGGAGCCCGCTGGGGCGGCACCCGCGCGCGGGCGTCCGGCGGTCCTGTCGGTCCGTGACCTCGTCGTCTCCTACCGCACGCGGTCCGCCGCGCGGACCGTCGTCCACGGCGTCTCGCTCGACGTCGGTCCCGGCGAGGTGGTGGCCGTCGTCGGCGAGTCCGGTTCCGGGAAGACGACGACGGCGCAGGCCGTGATCGGTCTCCTCGCCGAGAACGGGCGGGTCGAGTCGGGCACCGTGGCGATCAACGGGACGGACGTCAGCGGCTGGAGCTCCCGCCGCCTCGAGTCGGTGCGCGGCAGGCGCGTCGGACTCGTGCCGCAGGACCCGAACAACTCGCTCAACCCCGTCAAGACCGTCGGCGACAACCTTGCCGAGGTGCTGCGCATCCACCGCTACGGCTCTGCCGCGGCGATCCGGGCCCGTGTGCTCGAGCTGCTCGAGCGGGTGGGCATCCCCGAGCCGGAGGTCCGGGCGCGCCAGTACCCCCACGAGCTCTCCGGCGGCATGAAGCAGCGGGTCCTCATCGCCGGCGCCATCGCGCTCGAGCCGGACCTCGTCATCGCCGACGAGCCCACCTCCGCCCTCGACGTCACCGTCCAGCAGACGGTTCTCGACCTGCTCGGTGACCTCCAGCGTGAGCTCGGCACCGCCGTCCTGCTCATCACGCACGACCTCGCCGTCGCCGCCGACCGCGCCGACCGCGTCGTCGTGCTCAAGGACGGCCGGGTGGTGGAGGAGGGACCGACGGCGCAGCTCGTCTCCCACCCGCAGGCGACGTACACCCGCTCCCTGCTGGCGGACGCCCCGGCGTTCCGTTCCCCGGCTGACGGCGCGCGGGCGCGCACCGCGGCCCTCGTCGAGCGGGCCGACGAGCACGACCACGCCGTCGTCGTCACCGGCCTGGTCCAGGAGTTCGCACGCGACCGCGCGGCGGGCGCGTTCCGCGCCGTCGACGACGTCAGCTTCGCCGTCGTCCGGGGCACCACGCACGCCCTGGTGGGGGAGTCGGGATCGGGCAAGACGACGACGGCGCGCGCGGTCGTCGGGCTCGGCCGGCCCACGGCGGGCTCCGTCGTCGTCGAGGGGGAGCAGGTCACCGGTCTGCGGGGGGAGGCGCTGCGGCGGTTCCGCCGGGGGACGCAGCTCGTGTACCAGAACCCGTTCTCCTCGCTCGACCCGCGCCAGAGCATCGCGGAGATCGTCGCCGAGCCGCTGCGCAACCTCCCGCGCGGCGAGCGACCCGGCCGGTCGGCGCGCGCGGCCCGCGCGGCGGAGACGGTCGAGCGGGTGGCGCTGCCGGCCGATGTCCTCCGGCGCCGGCCGGCGGAACTGTCCGGCGGGCAGCGACAGCGGGTCGCCATCGCCCGGGCCCTCGTACTCCAGCCGCGGCTGCTGGTGCTGGACGAGGCCGTCTCCGCGCTGGACGTCAGCGTCCAGGCGCAGATCCTCGACCTTCTCGGCGAGCTGCAGACGGACCTCGGCCTGACCTACCTGTTCATCTCGCACGACCTGGCGGTGGTGCGGCAGATCTCCGACACCGTGTCGGTCATGCGGGCCGGGAAGGTCGTCGAGCAGGGGCGGACGGAGCAGGTCTTCGCCCGGCCGGAGCACGAGTACACGGCCGCACTGCTGGCGGCCATCCCCGGGCGCGGCGTCCGCACCGGGTCCACCGCGCGGCGCACCGACCCGGCCGGCGAGCACCACGCCGCCCCGATCACGCGGGGCGCCGACCCGGCCAGCGAGCACCACGCCGCCCCGATCACGCGGCACGCCGCACCGACCACCGAGCAGGAGCAGTCACGATGACCACACGACTGGGGATCTTCACGCGCGTCCTCGACTACGCTCCCCCGGCGGAGCGCTACCGCAACGCCGTCGAGCAGGTGCAGCTGGCAGAACGGCTGGGGTTCGACGCCGCGTGGGTGGCGCAGCACCACTTCGACGGCGACGAGGGCGGGCTGCCCTCGCCGCTCGTGCTGCTGAGCCATCTCGCCGCCGTGACGGAGCGCATCCGCCTGGGCACGGCGATCATCACCCTGCCGCTGGAGAACCCGGTGCGGGTGGCCGAGGATGCCTCGGTGCTGGACGTGCTCTCCGGCGGGCGCCTCGAGCTGGGGCTCGGCTCCGGCGGGACGCCGAAGTCGTTCTCGGCGTTCGGCCTCGACGTGGCCGACAAGCACGCTGTGCACGCGGCGCACCTCGACGTCCTGCGCGGCGCGCTGGCCGGTGGGGACCTCGGCCACCCGCACAACCAGCTCTATCCGCCGGCGCCAGGGCTGGCGCAGCGGCTGTGGCAGGCCACGTTCTCCGCCGCCGGCGCCGAGCGGGCGGGCGCGGCCGGCGACGGGCTCATGCTCTCGCGCACGCAGCCCCGCCCGGCCGGCGCGCCGGACGCCTCGCTGAGCGAGATCCAGCACCCGGTGATCGACGCCTACCTCGCGGCGCTGCCCACGGGGGTCGAGCCGCGGATCCTCGCCTCGCGCACCCTGTTCGTCACGGAGGACCGGCAGCGGGCGCGGGTGCTCGCGGGCGCCGGTCTGTTCCGTGCGGTCGAGAAGCTGCGGGCGATCAGGCACGACCTGCCGATCGACGACCTCGACACCGTCATCCGGCGCACGGACAGCTACGTCGGGACGCCCGACGAGGTCGTGGAGCTGCTGCGGCAGGACACGGCGCTCGCCCGCGCCACGGACGTCAGCTTCCAGGTGCACTCGATCGACCCGCCCCACGAGGACGTCCTGCGCTCCGTCGAGCTGATCGCCACGGAGGTCGCCCCCGCCCTGGGCTGGGCCACCAGGGGCCCGTCCGCCGAGATTGACCCGTCCGCGGGTGCTGCTCCGCACGCCGCTGCCGCCCCGCTCGCCACCACTGCGTCGCACAGCGATGCCTCCCCGTTCCCCGGTTCGGCAGCACGCGCCGACGCCGCCCCGCTCGTCAGCACTGCTCTGTGAGGAGAGAGATGACCCCATTGACCACCCCGGCCGGCCCGGCCACCGACGTGAGAACCGATCCGGGCTCGCCGGGTTACGGCGGGATCGTAGAACCGGCCGACGTCGTCGACCACCTCCTCGGTGTCCGTCCCGGTGACCGGCTGGACCAGATCCGCGCGGCGCGGCCGGAGGCACGTGCGAACGCGCAGAAGGCCTACGAGGCGCTGTTCCACCCGGTCGACGACTCCCAGATCTCGGTCGCGGAACGGCTCGCCGTCGCCACGTTCGTCGTCGGGCTGCACGGTTCCGAGGACCTGCGGGACTACTACGCGACGCGGCTCGCCGCCGTCGGCGGGGGAAGCGGCTACGTCGTCGTCGGGGCGGTCGACGAGGAGGTCGCTCGTGCCCGGGGCAACGGGCCCTACGGGATCTACCGCGAGCCCGGGCTCGCGCCGGAGAGCCGGCCGGGGCCGTCGTTCGAGGCGGCCGCGGAGGCGGTGCTCGGCGGTCGCCTCTCGGCCGCGCTCGAGCACGCCCAGCTGCTGGTGCTCCGCCCGCGGGAGGCGACGCCCGAGGCCCTCGACCGCCTGCTGACGAAGGGCTGGTCCACCACGGGGATCGTCACGCTCTCCCAGCTCGTGGCGTTCCTCGCGTTCCAGGTACGGGTGGTGCACGGGCTGCGCCAGCTCGCCGCCGCCGGGTCGGAAGGAGCTCGCTGATGTCCACCGAGAAGACGATCGCCACCGAGACGGTCAGCGCCGCGGAGCAGGTCACCACCTACCCAGACCTGGAGCGGCCCGAGAAGTTCACGCAGGAGAACCTCGGCTGGGTTCCCTGGCTGGAGCCTCTGGCGGTGGAGAAGTTCACGGAGCGGCACTGGGACGGTGTGGTCGACCGTCGCCGCGCGGAAAGCCCCTACTTCGCGCTGCTGGCCCGCGACCCCGAGGTGCTGGGCGCGCGCACCCGCACGGACAACGACATCTTCTACAACACCAAGGGCGGCTTGCCCCGTGCGGAGCGCGAGCTGGCGGCCGCCGCTACGAGTCGGCTCAACGGCTGTGTCTTCTGCGCGTCGGTCCACGCGCGGTTCGCCAGCCACCACTCCCGCCGACCCGACGACGTCCAGCAGCTGCTCGACGAGGGCGTCGGGGCGGACCTCGGCCCACGTTGGAACGCCGTCGTCGCGGCCTCCGTGGCGCTGACCCGCACCCCGGTCGGCTTCGGTGAGCAGGAGGTCAGAGATCTTCGGGAGCAGGGGCTCGACGATCTCGAGATCGCCGACCTCGTTCACGGGGCGGCGTTCTTCAACTGGGCGAACCGACTGATGCTCTCGCTCGGAGAGCCGGAGAACCCGGCGAAGAGCTGAGCGCGGTCGCCGGGCCGGGCACCTTTCGGGTGCCCGGCCCTTCGGCGTGGTCCCCAGGAGCACGGCCCGAACGCGCGGTCCGAACGCGCGGTCCCAGGGGCAGCGGGCCGCCCGGGGTGCCCCTCACGGCGGCGTCATCGCATCCCGTGGCGACACGCCGTTCGTTGACACCTGAAGTATCGCTGGCCTAACGTCACCTCCAGGTCTCGAGCACCAGTGCGCACGTAAGTGCGCTAAGTCCCGGCTTGCTGGTCGGCAACCCCCCACGTGCGGGGGGTGCCCCGGGGTGACGACCTGGCCCGTGAGGGCAA
It encodes the following:
- a CDS encoding alkylhydroperoxidase domain protein; translation: MSTEKTIATETVSAAEQVTTYPDLERPEKFTQENLGWVPWLEPLAVEKFTERHWDGVVDRRRAESPYFALLARDPEVLGARTRTDNDIFYNTKGGLPRAERELAAAATSRLNGCVFCASVHARFASHHSRRPDDVQQLLDEGVGADLGPRWNAVVAASVALTRTPVGFGEQEVRDLREQGLDDLEIADLVHGAAFFNWANRLMLSLGEPENPAKS
- a CDS encoding CMD domain protein, translating into MTPLTTPAGPATDVRTDPGSPGYGGIVEPADVVDHLLGVRPGDRLDQIRAARPEARANAQKAYEALFHPVDDSQISVAERLAVATFVVGLHGSEDLRDYYATRLAAVGGGSGYVVVGAVDEEVARARGNGPYGIYREPGLAPESRPGPSFEAAAEAVLGGRLSAALEHAQLLVLRPREATPEALDRLLTKGWSTTGIVTLSQLVAFLAFQVRVVHGLRQLAAAGSEGAR
- a CDS encoding ABC transporter permease, coding for MTTTNVTGGAATADALTSDTSGPLASDTANADAGRVTAPVRGTGGRRPADGAPRALRGAWARLRRTEPTLVLAVGVVAVVLAWALLPGLFTSHDPVVGVPADKLQAPSAAHPFGTDALGRDLLARVIHGAGESLTGALVAVGVGLVVGTALGVLAGSAGRIVDDVIMRVVDVLLSIPSLLLMLSVLILLGFGTTNAAIAVGVSSVASFARLSRSEVVRVRRSDYVEAAFAGGARFLPVLWRHVLPNSAGAVVSLAALQFGTAVIAISTLGFLGYGAPPPTPEWGLLIAEGRNYIATSWWLTTLPGLVLVAVVLSANRISVALRRS
- a CDS encoding dipeptide ABC transporter ATP-binding protein, producing MTSIATTLASAATRSEARPAPPATEPSTDQGTTEQGTTDHRTTAEPAGAAPARGRPAVLSVRDLVVSYRTRSAARTVVHGVSLDVGPGEVVAVVGESGSGKTTTAQAVIGLLAENGRVESGTVAINGTDVSGWSSRRLESVRGRRVGLVPQDPNNSLNPVKTVGDNLAEVLRIHRYGSAAAIRARVLELLERVGIPEPEVRARQYPHELSGGMKQRVLIAGAIALEPDLVIADEPTSALDVTVQQTVLDLLGDLQRELGTAVLLITHDLAVAADRADRVVVLKDGRVVEEGPTAQLVSHPQATYTRSLLADAPAFRSPADGARARTAALVERADEHDHAVVVTGLVQEFARDRAAGAFRAVDDVSFAVVRGTTHALVGESGSGKTTTARAVVGLGRPTAGSVVVEGEQVTGLRGEALRRFRRGTQLVYQNPFSSLDPRQSIAEIVAEPLRNLPRGERPGRSARAARAAETVERVALPADVLRRRPAELSGGQRQRVAIARALVLQPRLLVLDEAVSALDVSVQAQILDLLGELQTDLGLTYLFISHDLAVVRQISDTVSVMRAGKVVEQGRTEQVFARPEHEYTAALLAAIPGRGVRTGSTARRTDPAGEHHAAPITRGADPASEHHAAPITRHAAPTTEQEQSR
- a CDS encoding putative FMN-dependent luciferase-like monooxygenase, translating into MTTRLGIFTRVLDYAPPAERYRNAVEQVQLAERLGFDAAWVAQHHFDGDEGGLPSPLVLLSHLAAVTERIRLGTAIITLPLENPVRVAEDASVLDVLSGGRLELGLGSGGTPKSFSAFGLDVADKHAVHAAHLDVLRGALAGGDLGHPHNQLYPPAPGLAQRLWQATFSAAGAERAGAAGDGLMLSRTQPRPAGAPDASLSEIQHPVIDAYLAALPTGVEPRILASRTLFVTEDRQRARVLAGAGLFRAVEKLRAIRHDLPIDDLDTVIRRTDSYVGTPDEVVELLRQDTALARATDVSFQVHSIDPPHEDVLRSVELIATEVAPALGWATRGPSAEIDPSAGAAPHAAAAPLATTASHSDASPFPGSAARADAAPLVSTAL